The Bos taurus isolate L1 Dominette 01449 registration number 42190680 breed Hereford chromosome 18, ARS-UCD2.0, whole genome shotgun sequence genome has a window encoding:
- the LOC132342752 gene encoding tetrapeptide repeat homeobox protein 2-like, translated as MPLASPPALGPESHRLTRVWSREGEGARQAGGYSWAHGTLFPPWSGLTGRSAPPNRQRQERTVYSKEQLEALKEAFLKNEYPSYQDRLRLAARLHLDEHRVQVWFKNRRAQRSRLERRQAQGGCWRAGDAPTDPGVPWTPAPAPESAAAAGSPSYSGCPGFYSRPPPPSPAGVLPAPEPGVSSHHPATWGPAQGVHVYGPAAPTPAPAPGWPQDPYSSPPRRLGTKREIALRMRMTQAPGSSRICRVVVICPHKVLQTPRGQRG; from the exons ATGCCGCtggcttctcctcccgccctcggGCCTGAGTCCCACCGGCTCACCAGGGTCTGGTCCAGGGAGGGGGAGGGCGCCAGGCAGGCTGGGGGCTATTCCTGGGCTCATGGGACCCTGTTTCCCCCTTGGTCAGGCCTCACGGGGAGATCAGCGCCCCCAAACAGGCAGCGGCAGGAGCGCACGGTGTACAGCAAAGAACAGTTGGAGGCGCTCAAAGAAGCCTTCCTGAAGAACGAGTACCCGAGTTACCAGGACCGCCTGCGCCTGGCGGCCAGGCTCCACCTGGACGAACACAGAGTGCAG GTGTGGTTCAAGAACCGCCGGGCCCAGCGCTCCCGTCTGGAGCGACGACAGGCCCAGGGAGGATGCTGGAGGGCCGGCGATGCGCCCACGGACCCTGGAGTCCCCTGgacccctgcccccgccccggaATCTGCTGCAGCAGCTGGGAGCCCCAGTTACTCAGGCTGCCCGGGATTCTACAGCCGccctcctccccccagccccgCGGGTGTGCTCCCAGCTCCCGAGCCCGGCGTCTCCAGTCATCACCCGGCCACGTGGGGCCCGGCACAGGGCGTCCACGTGTATGGCCCGGCTGCTCCaaccccggccccggccccgggctGGCCTCAGGACCCCTAC AGCTCTCCTCCACGACGTCTGGGTACCAAACGAGAGATAGCTTTGAGGATGAGAATGACACAGGCCCCCGGCAGTTCACGAATTTGTAGGGTCGTGGTCATCTGTCCCCACAAAGTCCTGCAGACCCCGAGGGGCCAGAGGGGATGA